The following is a genomic window from Hemitrygon akajei chromosome 6, sHemAka1.3, whole genome shotgun sequence.
cgctaaccgtgCTGCCCCATTGAAACATTCGGAAATGAAAACAGTGAACCGGTTGAAATattcagctggtcagacagcCTCTCGGGAGGCGTTTGTACAAGGATTGTTTTCAGGCTCATCACAATTATTATCCAACCAAGAACAGAAACAGGAAGTGCCAGCCACCTTTCACCTTCAGGACGGTCCCAGAGGCGCACTGCCACATCTTATATTCTTCTCCGATCATGGTCACGCTACAGAAATAGGGATTGGAGTCCACTTGGTTTAGCCGGTGTAAGCAGATGGAACCGGTCTTGTCTCGCAGTGGGGAGCCCAGGAACTCGATCCGGCCTCGGTATTCCCCGTTGGTGTGGTTCAGTAAGGAACTGAATATATATGTGCCATCGTAGTTACCGACTCTCCATCTGATGTTGAATGCTCTGGGTGTGGAGGTGTCCGGGTACGTGAAGGAGCAGGGCAGAGTGATGGACTCGCCCTCTTTACCTTCCACATTGCTTGGCTGCTCCACCCGAAACCCACTTCCACTGGACCGTGCTGAGGGAAAGGGAGGGAGCAAACAGTCAtttgggaacctctgactgcatcTCATCCGGCAGGCAACAAGTCCATAATACTCTCAGCACCAGACAAGCCCCTGCCCTCTGGCTGGTAGACTAACCTCCACTCTACAACAagaggggagggaggaacaggtgACCATGAGATGCCATAAGGcctaggagcagagttaggccatttgttccatcgagtcttctccaccattcaatcccggctgatttattatccccctcaaggtcattctccagccttctccccttaacacttgacacctttactaatcaaaaacccttgagcctcagctttaaatatgcccaatgacatggcctgcacagctgtctgtggccatgaattccacagacttaccacactctggctgaagaaattcttcctcacttCGATAAAGGGGTGTatgctgaagctgtgccctctggtcccagactcccccactactggaaacattccTCCCTTCTTGTCAAACTCCTGAGCTGGGTCTAGAGCAACTGGAGCTGGGTCTACAACAACCACGTGCGTTTCTGCAGCATCAGCCACAGTGTGGAGTCCATGAACCCTCTCGGCCGACACACCTCCCTGGGTGTAGACCCTTTGCCTCGGTGACACCGCCCCTGCCTCGCTCCCCGCCCGTAGCTGAGTCATTGCTTCTGCTTACCACATTTCTGTCTCCACATCAGTTCCGGATTTCAACAGCCTCTAATCATTTCCCGGCTCCTCCCCTGGGTCTAACCTCCTGCTGGTTTACTCTCAGGCTGCGCTacttgtacactcagtggccactttattaggtgcatttGTACTTGCCCTCGTAAGTGCAAAtacccaatcagccaatcatgtgtcagcaacACAGTGTGTAAAAGAATGCAGGCATGATCAAAAGGTTCAGTTCTTGcgcagaccaaatatcagaatggggaagaaatttgatctaactgactttgaccgtggaataattgttAGTGCCAGACACAGTGGTTTCAGAATCTCAGAAACTATcgatctcctgggatcttcacacacaacaatcgctggagtttacagagtatggtgtggaaaaacaaaaaaaaatccagtgattgATGGTTCTGTGGGCAAATATGCTTTGTTATTGAAAAAGTTCAGAGGACgttggccagactagttcaagctgacaggaagcaaagtaactcaagtaaccatgtgttggtgtgcagaagagcatctctgaacacactaaACATCAAACctcaaagtggatgggctacagcagcagaaaaccaggaACATACACACTGTGGCCTCTGTATGAGATACAGgaggtggccactgaatgtattgcAGGTGTTGAAACATTTGGAGATGAAAGTATTCATCTGGTCAATCAGCCTCTGTGGAGGGGTGTGCATGTGTGCGTTTTGGGGAAGGGTATTTTCTGATTGATCTGAATCATTATCCAGCTAAGAAGAACAGAAACGGGAAGTGCCAGCTCACCTTTCACTTTCAGGACAGTCCCAGAGGTGCTCTGCCACATCTTATATTCTTCTCCAATCATGGTCACACTACAGAAATAGATGTTGGAGTCCACTTGGTTCAGCCAGTGCAAGGGGATGGAACCAGTCTTGTCTCGCAGTGGGGAGCCCAGGAACTCGATCCAGCCTCGGTATTCACGGTTGGTGTGGTTCAGTAAGGAAGTGAATATATATGCGCCATTGTAGTTACCGACTTTCCAACTGATgttgatgtctctgggtctggAGGTGTCCGGATACGTGAAGGAGCAGGGGAGACTGGTGGACCCGCCCTCCTCACCCTCTACATCTTTTGGCTGCTCCACCTGAAACTTGCTCCCACTGGACCGTGCTGAGGGAAAGGGAGGGAGCAAACAGTCATTTGGGAACCTTTGACCACATCTCATCCGGCAGAGAAATAGCCAGTAAGACTCAGCATTAGACAAGCCCCTGCCCCCTGGCTGATGGACTAATCTCCACCCTGAcaagaggggtggggaggaagagGTGACCATAGCACCATTAGACCATCTAGGAGCACATTTAAGCCATTCatttcatcgagtctgctccaccattcaatcccagctgatttattctccccctctttattcttctgccttcttcccttaaCCATTAATACCCTTATTAGTCATTAACCAttgaactctgctttaaatacaccagagacgtggcctccacagtcatctgtgacaatgaattccacagatttgccacactctggctgaacaaattcctcctcatctctgttctaaagaaactTACCTCTATTCTGAGAATATTCCCTCTGGTCcccgactcccccactattgaaaacatccccTCCCCTCTTGTTAAACTCCTGAGTGAAGGGGTGACGAGGAGAGCTGGGTCTACTCACCCAGCAcgagttgcagcagcaccaggaACAGTGTGGAATCCATGGACCTTTCACACCCTGGGTGTTGACCCCTTGCCTCGGTCACACAGACTCTGCCTCATTCCCCGTCTGTTTTTGTGTTTTTGCTTCTGCTTTCCACATTTCTCTGTCTCCATGTCCGTTCCAGGTTTCAACACCCTCCAATCATTTCCCAACCCTTCCCCTGGGCCCAACGTCCTGTTCAAATTCTCTCAGGGTTACAGACATCTCTACAggtacactttattaggtacacctgtacacccctCGTTAATGCAAACTTCCAAACAGCCAATCGTctgccagcaactcaatgcataaaagcatgcaggcacggtcaagaggttcagttattcttaagaccaaacatcagactggGAATAAATTGGATCTCAGAGgatttgatcatggaatgattgttggtgccagatcgagtggtttgagtatctcagattcTATTGCTCTCCCGGGAATTTCAATCACAGCTGTCTCTGAGGTTTACGGAGAGATGTGCAAAACACGGAAAACATCCGGTGACAGCcggttctgtgggagaaaataccttgttaatgagataggtcagatgagaatggccatactggtccaagctgacaggaagggcattggaactcaaataaccacatgctacatcagtggtgtacagaagagcatttatgaatgcacaacatggcaaatccagaaGCGGATGAGCCACggcagcagaagacaatgaataTACACTCttaacaaacaagacaaaatctgcaaatactggaaatcgaagcaacacacagaaaatactggaggaattcagcaggtcgggcagcatctatggagaactGTAATATCAAcgcttcgggccaagacccttcctcaggactggaagaaaGGATGAGAAGCCACAGTAAGGAAGTGGGGGCAAGGAAGGAAGAagcacaggtgataggtgaaaccggaagGGGGAAGGCTGATGTAAAGACCTGGAAGTTGATGCTGTAAgggatacaggactggagaaggggaatctgacaggagaagacagaaggctatggaagaaagaaaagggggaggagcaccagaggggtgggggggtgataggctggtaaggagataaagtaagagggaaatggagttggtgaaggtggggggaggtgcattaccggaagttcaaggaATCGATGCtcataccatcaggctggaggctacccaagcagaatataaggtggtgttcatcGAACCTGAAGAGTGTCCTtatcgcaacagtagaggaggccatggactgacgtattggaatgggaatgggaagtggaactaaaCTGAGTTGCCACTGGGAGACCctactttttctggcggacctaccatcccaccagcacgtaattctctgcaacttctgccatctccaacgagatcccaccacccagcacatcttccgctccacttcctgctttccgcagggatcgctccctacgcgactcccttgtccattcatccctccccactgatctccctcctggcacaagCAGAACagatgctacacctgcccctataccttctccctcactaccactcagagccccaaacagtccttccaggtgaggtgacacttcacccatgagtctgttggggtcaaatAGTGTGtcaggtgctcccagtgtggcctcctgtatatcattgAGACCCATGTAGATTGTGAGACTGTTTTGCTGAGCACGTtggccagaaaaagtgggatcttccagtggccacctattttagttccatttcctattcccattctgacaattCAGTCTATGGCCTGTCacaatgaggctacactcaggttggaggagcaacatctcatactcTGCCGAGGTAGCCTTCAGCccgatggcatgagcatcaatttcttgaacttccggtaatgtcccacaccaccccccccacttcactattctccattcccgtttccctctcaccttatctgcttatcagcctatcacttccctctggtgctactcaccccttttcttttttccatggtcttctgtgttctcctatcagactcccccttctccagccctgtatagctttcaccaatcaacttctcagctctttacttcactcctcccagtttcacctaagAACTTTATGGcttctcctcccctcccaccactttcttactctgactcctcctctttttttcccagtcccgatgaaggttcTCCGTttgaaatgttggctactcttttccatcatatacactcagtagcaCTATGTTAGGTAAAGGAGGTACCGGATAACTGTGTGTAAATGTCCTGGTCCAAAACCTAGCTGGGCTGATTCATAATCTTGGAGACAACAGAAGAATTGGTGGATTTGTGGATCGTAAGGAAGGTTGTCAAAGGGTTCAGTGAATGTGGACCAGCTGGAAATGCGGGTAGGTAAATGGAGTACTGAGTTTAATCTGGATAAATGTGTAGTGTTGCATTTTCAAGGGCCAAGAGCAAAAcagtgttccctctaatttttggaAATTTCAAGAAattttttacacagcctgaagTCTGCAAggcactttaattttttttttgtatatgcatactatgaatactTAGAATAGAAATTGAAAAatatcacatacttttgattttacttATTAACcgagggtataatgaaatacaacaAAGAAGTTCTTTCaagttttgtaagcttttctgtaTGTGTCTGTATTACAGATCCGTGGCCTATAAACAATGTCCAGATTAATTTTGCAGCCAGATTAAAGTtaccatagaactatagaacactacagcacagtacaggcccttcagccctccatgttgtgctgacccatataatcctttaaaaaaagtactaaaccctctTAATCTTTACCAGTCTTTACAATAATTACATCTTAATCCTCATCAGATCATCCAAATGGTCCACTTCTAGTCTGTTGCTGGATATGCATTTGATCGAATTCATAAGACTGAATCCACCTTCACAGTCAGCACTAGAAGCTTGAAATGTTCCAGTGATGTAAACAAGAATTGGCAGTTCTTCAAATTCTCGTTTCTAAGCAAATAGTTCAACATATCAGTGAATGTCTTCATTCAACCAGTCTGAAGTTTCCTAGAACCAACAAATGTGAAGTCTCAGCATTGCAGCAATATTTTTGAGGAAATGTTTTTGTGTTACATTTAAAAAACAGCTGCACAGCAACAAAGACTATGTGCGTGGGAGCACTTCAGTTACTACAAGGCCATGCACCTGCGCAGCTTAGAGGGATGTGTGGAGGAAAGTATACAGCAAATGGCAGGACCCCTGATGCACTGAAGTACATAGGGATCTTGCAATACAAGTCCATAGATCTTTGGAAGTTGCCACACAAATAGGTAGGATGGGAAGGAAGGGAGACGCCGTTCTTGAATATAAAAGGTACAGGGTGCCATGTACACCTCCCACTTTATGTCAACATGTTTATCTTTAGTCCATGTCACTCagagacttgtgctaatattacttTGTGGCTGTATGTGCTGGTTGTAACTTTGTGttgtgacaaacaagagaaaatttgcaggtgctggaaaatccgagcaacacacacaaaatgctggaggaacacagcaggccaggcagtatctatggaaaaaagtacagttccATGCTGAAATCTTGTCCTGCtgaacaatctggatgataacgtggttaactggatcaggaaatttgcagatgtcaccaagattggggatgtagtggacaacaAGGAATACTAttatggcttgcagtgggatctagaCTGGCTGGAAACATGGGCTGCAAagagcaggtggaatttaatgcaggtaagtgtgaggttgcATTTTGGTAGGTCTCACATTGTGgatagtagggcactgaggggtgCAGTAGAACAGGGGTATCTGGGAAGAAAAGCCCATAAATccattgaaagtagcatcacaacTTGATAGGGTCAGAACGAATGCTTTTGATACATTGGCCCTCCATAACTcagagtacaggagatgagatgttatactggagttgtataagacattggtgaggctgaattcggagtattatgtgcagttttggtcacctccctCCAGGAAAGGGGAAAATAAGGTTAAAAGAATACGaaggaaatttacaaagatgttgctaggtctggaggacctgacttGTATGGAAAGATCAAATACATCAGGAGttcattccttggagcatagaagcaacctttaaatactaatcctcaagctaaagtagttacaaatggtcagatttcaacaccattttgcttaacgaggtcaactagacaaggctgcccattatcacctgctttatttgtattggcaatagaaccattagcagaactaattagaatagattcagatattgggggctttagagttaatcaagaagaattataagattaatttatttgctgatgatgttttgatttatttaacaaacccattgcaatacttgcaaagattatctttcagattggaagaatatgggaaagtatcaggttataaagtaaattggaataaaagtgaaattttgcccctcaccaaaggaaattataatcaatgtcgattagcaaCTCAGTTTCGATGGTCAatgaatgggataaaatatttaggtattagagttgataacgatgttaaaaatttatataaacaaaactatttgccattattaaaaaaaaaataaaagaggatcttgataaatggatgatgttaccaataacattaataggtagagttaatgctgtaaaaatgaatatatttcctagattgcaatatttatttcaaaatttaccaatacaattacctcagaagttttttcaagaactgaataaatatgtaaggaaatttctttggaaaggtaaaatgtcaagaatatcattggaaaaattaacatgtaaatttgatttaagggggttacaacttccaaattttaagaattattataaagcaaatcaacttagatttattgcgtctttttttgatgaagaaaaattggcatggattaaaatagaattagataagataggagaaaatataccagaggattttatatataaatgggaatccaaatggatacggggaaaaaaaatctcctatattaagacacttgattgatttatggaataaggtaaatatggatgatgagataaagaaatctttattagcaaaaagaactttaattcaaaacaggcttattccttttacaatggataataaacttttacataattggttccaaaaggggattaaatatataggtgattgttttgaaggaggtatattgatgttgtttgatcaattaaaaaataaatataaaatatcaaatagatagatagatagatagatactttattcatccccatggggaaattcaactttttttttcccaatgtcccatacacttgttgtagcaaaactaattacatacaatacttaactcagtaaaaaatatgatatgcatctaaatcactatctcaaaaagcattaataatagcttttaaaaggttcttaagtcctggcggttgaattgtaaagcctaatggcattggggagtattgacctcttcatcctgtctgaggagcattgcatcgatagtaacctgtcgctgaaactgcttctctgtctctggatggtgctatgtagaggatgttcagagttttccataattgaccgtagcctactcagcacccttcgctcagctaccgatgttaaactctccagtactttgcccacgacagagcccgccttccttaccagcttattaagacgtgaagcgtccctcttcttaatgcttcctccccaacacgccaccacaaagaagagggcgctctccacaactgacctatagaacatcttcagcatctcactacagacattgaatgacgccaaccttctaaggaagtacagtcgactctgtgccttcctgcacaaggcatctgtgttggcagtccagtctagcttctcgtctaactgtactcccagatatttgtaggtcttaacctgctccacacattctccattaatgatcactggctccatatgaggcctagatctcctaaagtccaccaccatctccttggtcttggtgatattgagacgcaggtagtttgagttgcaccatatcacaaagtcctgtatcagtttcctatactcctcctcctgtccattcctgacacaccccactatggccgtgtcatcagcgaacttctgcacatggcaggactccgagttatattggaagtctgatgtgtacagggtgaacaggaccggagagagtacggttccctgcggcgctcctgtgctgctgaccaccgtgtcagacctacagtctcccaactgcacatactgaggtctatctgtcaagtagtccactatccaatccaccatgtgagagtctactcccatctccgttagtttgtgccttaagatcttgggctggatggtgttaaaggcactagagaagtcaaggaatgtaatcctcacagcacaactgaccccatctaggtgagagagtgatttgtgcagcaaatacgtgatagcatcctccactcccaccttctccttatacgcaaactgaagaggatcctgggcgtgcctggtttgtggcctcagattctgtattatcagccgctccaaggtcttcatcacgtgcgacgtcaaggcaacaggtctgaagtcattcaactcttttggttgtggtttcttcagtaccgggacaatacaggatgttttccactgtctgggtactcttctctgctccaggctcatgttgaagatgcgctgtagtggttctcccagctcagtcgcacaggccctcagtaatcgtggggaaactccatccggtccagccgccttgctggtacagatcttcctcagttgaccttccacctgtgcagccgtaatcctgggcgtgggcaaggtctcctgtgagtggctattttcctgtgagggaagtaagcctggtgtggatttctgcggtgaggtaTAAATAATACTCTTtattgttattttcaattaaaagcctatttacgagaaaagctgggacaaacaatgttgatgccaaaacctagtgaagtagaaatattaattcagaaaggaaaaattaaaaaatttatatcttgtatgtataatttgattcaaaagcaaacaattaagttaggaattcataaatcaagacaaaaatgggaatctgatctgaatgttaaaattgatggaaaaaattggtcaagactatgttttgatagtatgagaaatacaataaatgtttgacttagattaatacaatataattttttacatcaattatatataacaccacagaaaataaataatttaatttaaatatgtctgaccaatgttttcgatgtggtcaagaaattggtacttttttacattctacctggtcctgttttaaaattcaaccattttggataaatttaagacttttattggaacaaattattggagtacaactcccacatagtccattattatttttattaggagacattga
Proteins encoded in this region:
- the LOC140729812 gene encoding protein turtle homolog B-like; protein product: MVTSSSPPLLSGWRLVHQPGGRGLSNAESYWLFLCRMRCGQRFPNDCLLPPFPSARSSGSKFQVEQPKDVEGEEGGSTSLPCSFTYPDTSRPRDINISWKVGNYNGAYIFTSLLNHTNREYRGWIEFLGSPLRDKTGSIPLHWLNQVDSNIYFCSVTMIGEEYKMWQSTSGTVLKVKARSSGSGFRVEQPSNVEGKEGESITLPCSFTYPDTSTPRAFNIRWRVGNYDGTYIFSSLLNHTNGEYRGRIEFLGSPLRDKTGSICLHRLNQVDSNPYFCSVTMIGEEYKMWQCASGTVLKVKGGWHFLFLFLVG